From Triticum aestivum cultivar Chinese Spring chromosome 4A, IWGSC CS RefSeq v2.1, whole genome shotgun sequence, a single genomic window includes:
- the LOC123084938 gene encoding uncharacterized protein, translating to MRIPSSSRRSRCRCCRREPRRSRLGADVRCAQAGWWKRQGGEVRLRVWVCVWVVGRCMATQRLRVTVRGVGAKPRPPSFVPRPLHPHPYQLRGRVTDPSSFRRSFQTLISRSLFRSASIYMRLLPNRCKLRRSVGTSDMPGVKSESPASGLPALPRIRTTRPAAAYSKAARAKARASTKAEAEEKRHNGGRGACGSSPELEKRRCSWITANSEPLYVAFHDEEWGAPVHDDRKLFELLTLSQALAELSWPVILSKRDEFREMIDGFYNASVCGCTDKKINQLSKSNGSTLLSQQKMRAVAANAKQIQKASFVYGEFKW from the exons ATGCGTATTCCCTCTTCGAGTAGAAGAAGCCGTTGTCGCTGCTGCCGACGAGAACCACGTAGGAGCCGGCTCGGTGCGGACGTGCGCTGCGCGCAAGCCGGATGGTGGAAACGACAGGGAGGTGAGGTCCGGCTACGTGTGTGGGTGTGCGTGTGGGTAGTGGGGCGGTGCATGGCAACGCAACGCTTGCGCGTAACGGTACGAGGCGTCGGGGCCAAGCCACGGCCACCCTCGTTCGTGCCGAGGCCGTTGCACCCGCACCCGTACCAACTCCGTGGCCGCGTAACGGATCCGTCGTCATTTCGCCGCTCGTTTCAAACCCTCATTAGCCGCTCGCTCTTCAGGTCTGCGTCCATCTACATGCGCCTGCTTCCGAATCGTTGCAAGCTCCGTCGATCAGTTGGCACTTCAGACATGCCGGGCGTCAAGTCGGAGTCTCCGGCGAGCGGCTTGCCGGCGCTCCCGCGCATCCGCACCACTCGCCCTGCTGCGGCCTATTCCAAGGCAGCAAGAGCCAAGGCGCGGGCAAGCACAAAGGCGGAAGCAGAGGAGAAGCGGCACAATGGTGGTAGGGGGGCGTGTGGGAGctcaccggagctggagaagagGAGGTGCTCCTGGATCACGGCCAACTCTG AACCCCTCTACGTTGCATTCCATGATGAAGAATGGGGAGCACCGGTGCACGATGACCGTAAGTTGTTTGAGCTGCTCACCTTATCACAAGCCTTAGCTGAGCTCTCCTGGCCTGTAATTTTGAGCAAGAGGGATGAGTTCAGGGAGATGATTGATGGTTTCTACAATGCATCCGTGTGTGGCTGCACGGACAAGAAGATAAACCAGCTGTCCAAATCAAACGGAAGCACGTTGTTGTCACAGCAAAAGATGCGAGCTGTGGCTGCAAACGCCAAGCAAATTCAAAAGGCAAGTTTTGTTTATGGTGAATTCAAATGGTAA
- the LOC123084937 gene encoding methyltransferase-like protein 2 isoform X2: MDASDELRSLEATGIYRLAGSPAAFVDPVRLLGESYRRFRLVPSAYYSRSFGPSRQGGEGTAPSPDRKKRKRKRQPKPRELNAVERIAEARHQEARPLLIRAHNSLLETKDLLEFLPGMIKGDECLPNVETSSENNFVELGASWRAPFYEMTICFQKPLGQVKAGTCNVQKRSSPLFNRIVSVEENDEAEGEFQSRLYILPKGSCFMMTDFTHVRDLIPDNPNIGYNLIVIDPPWENGCVRQKEVYPTLPNRNLLYLPVQELAHPAGALLVLWITNREKLRRFVEEELLPSWGVKDPTEFYWLKVKSDGSLIGDLDLFHHRPYECLLLGYINNREAESGSKFKVLQGSQVIMSVPGAHSRKPPLQKILSEYIPGPKPPRCIELFARELGSGWTSWGNEPLHFQDSMYFSKK; this comes from the exons ATGGACGCCTCCGACGAGCTCCGGTCGCTGGAGGCCACGGGGATCTACCGCCTCGCAGGCTCTCCCGCCGCCTTCGTCGACCCGGTGCGCCTCCTCGGCGAATCCTACCGGCGCTTCCGCCTCGTCCCGTCGGCGTACTACTCCCGAAGCTTCGGCCCGTCGCGGCAGGGAGGCGAAGGGACGGCGCCGTCTCCCGACCGGAAGAAGCGCAAGCGGAAGCGCCAGCCGAAGCCCCGGGAACTCAACGCCGTGGAGCGGATCGCAGAAGCGCGGCACCAG GAAGCAAGGCCTTTGCTAATTAGGGCCCATAATTCACTCCTCGAGACGAAAGATCTACTGGAATTCCTTCCGGGGATGATCAAGGGAGATGAATGCCTGCCAAATGTTGAAACTAGTTCTGAGaacaattttgttgagcttggggCCTCATGGCGAGCACCTTTCTACGAGATGACTATCTGCTTTCAGAAGCCTCTTGGTCAGGTCAAGGCAG GTACCTGCAATGTCCAAAAGAGATCCAGTCCATTATTTAATAGGATAGTCAGTGTTGAAGAAAACGATGAGGCAGAAGGAGAATTTCAGAGTAGACTTTATATTTTACCAAAAGGAAGTTGCTTCATGATG ACTGACTTCAcacatgttcgtgatctcattccTG ATAATCCTAATATAGGGTACAACCTTATAGTTATTGACCCACCTTGGGAGAATGGATGTGTTCGCCAGAAAGAAGT GTATCCTACACTTCCCAATAGAAATTTGTTGTATCTTCCAGTTCAAGAACTTGCACATCCAGCTGGAGCTCTTCTAGTTTTGTGGATTACAAATCGGGAGAAACTGCGAAGATTTGTTGAGGAAGAATTGCTTCCATCTTGGGGGGTCAAAGACCCCACGGAGTTTTATTGGCTGAAG GTGAAGTCGGATGGTTCACTGATTGGCGATCTAGACTTGTTCCATCACAGGCCTTATGAGTGTCTCCTTCTTGGCTACATCAAC AATAGAGAAGCTGAGTCAGGATCGAAGTTTAAGGTTCTACAAGGCAGCCAAGTAATTATGAGTGTTCCGGGTGCACACTCAAGGAAACCTCCTCTTCAGA AAATTCTTTCAGAATATATTCCTGGTCCGAAGCCTCCAAGGTGCATAGAGCTTTTTGCAAGAGAATTGGGTTCCGGATGGACCTCGTGGGGAAACGAGCCGCTCCATTTCCAGGATTCAATGTACTTTTCAAAGAAGTAA
- the LOC123084940 gene encoding protein CLT2, chloroplastic: MPISLLLSAPLPCPPPPLLRHGCRRVPAPLRAAHLPPPLRVALGTARGGGGGRLPVETRCARAAAAVGVSGGGSDAESGAGTGITAAAAATVALAVMNRVLYKLALVPMKNYPFFLAQVLTFGYVVVYFSILFVRYQAGIVTKEMLALPKSRFMLIGLLEAMGVASGMAAAAMLPGPSIPVLSQSFLVWQLILSVIVLGRKYRANQILGCLLVTTGVILSVVSGANGGSSLSDVKFFWPAVLMASSACQAGASIIKEFVFIDGAKRLEGKRPDIFVVNSFGSGFQALFVLLLLPFLSNLKGIPLTELPAYVNRGAACFLNVGGGNLNDCPGAPLLPLLFITMNMAFNISVLNLVKMSTALVASLTATLAVPLSIYVLSLPLPYMPGGTSLSTSFLVGAAVLVLGLLLYNLPQNSADQVKTE; the protein is encoded by the exons ATGCCAATTTCGCTGCTCCTCTCCGCCCCCCTCCCctgcccgccgccgcctctcctccgcCACGGCTGCCGGCGGGTCCCGGCCCCCCTCCGCGCCGCCCACCTGCCTCCGCCGCTCCGCGTGGCCCTCGGCACCGCccgtggcggcggtggcgggcggctgCCCGTCGAGACGCGGTGCGCGCGGGCGGCCGCGGCGGTTGGGGTTTCAGGGGGAGGAAGCGATGCTGAGAGTGGCGCTGGCACGGGGatcaccgcggcggcggcggccaccgtGGCGCTCGCGGTGATGAACCGGGTGCTGTACAAGCTTGCGCTCGTGCCCATGAAGAATTACCCCTTCTTCCTCGCGCAAGTTCTCACGTTTGG GTATGTTGTAGTCTACTTCTCAATTCTCTTTGTAAGATATCAGGCTGGTATTGTCACTAAAGAAATGCTAGCGCTTCCAAAATCACGCTTCATGTTAATTGGACTGCTAGAAGCGATGGGTGTTGCTTCAGGCATGGCTGCTGCAG CTATGTTGCCTGGGCCATCTATTCCAGTGCTGTCTCAG TCTTTTCTGGTATGGCAGCTTATTTTATCAGTCATCGTTTTGGGAAGGAAATATAGGGCAAACCAAATTCTTGGATGCTTGCTTGTTACAACTGGAGTAATTCTATCAGTAGTAAG TGGAGCAAACGGTGGTTCATCTCTGTCTGATGTCAAGTTTTTTTGGCCAGCAGTTTTGATGGCTTCATCTGCATGTCAGGCTGGTGCATCTATAATCAAG GAATTTGTTTTCATTGATGGTGCAAAACGCCTTGAG GGAAAGCGGCCTGACATATTTGTGGTCAACTCTTTTGGGTCAGGATTCCAG GCTCTTTTTGTTTTGCTACTCCTGCCGTTTCTCTCTAATTTGAAAGGCATTCCATTGACTGAGCTCCCTGCATATGTAAACCGTGGTGCTGCATGCTTTCTGAATGTTGGTGGTGGTAATCTGAACG ATTGTCCTGGAGCCCCTTTGCTACCACTGCTCTTCATAACTATGAACATGGCCTTCAACATTTCTGTGCTAAATCTGGTGAAGATGTCTACAGCACTGGTTGCTTCGCTAACAGCAACACTAGCAG TACCTCTTTCGATATACGTTCTGTCACTTCCTCTTCCATACATGCCTGGAGGAACAAGTTTAAGCACATCCTTTTTGGTCGGCGCTGCTGTCTTGGTGCTTGGGTTGCTCCTATACAACCTTCCTCAGAACTCAGCTGATCAAGTGAAGACAGAGTGA
- the LOC123084937 gene encoding methyltransferase-like protein 2 isoform X1: MDASDELRSLEATGIYRLAGSPAAFVDPVRLLGESYRRFRLVPSAYYSRSFGPSRQGGEGTAPSPDRKKRKRKRQPKPRELNAVERIAEARHQEARPLLIRAHNSLLETKDLLEFLPGMIKGDECLPNVETSSENNFVELGASWRAPFYEMTICFQKPLGQVKAGTCNVQKRSSPLFNRIVSVEENDEAEGEFQSRLYILPKGSCFMMTDFTHVRDLIPDNPNIGYNLIVIDPPWENGCVRQKEVYPTLPNRNLLYLPVQELAHPAGALLVLWITNREKLRRFVEEELLPSWGVKDPTEFYWLKVKSDGSLIGDLDLFHHRPYECLLLGYINVNREAESGSKFKVLQGSQVIMSVPGAHSRKPPLQKILSEYIPGPKPPRCIELFARELGSGWTSWGNEPLHFQDSMYFSKK, encoded by the exons ATGGACGCCTCCGACGAGCTCCGGTCGCTGGAGGCCACGGGGATCTACCGCCTCGCAGGCTCTCCCGCCGCCTTCGTCGACCCGGTGCGCCTCCTCGGCGAATCCTACCGGCGCTTCCGCCTCGTCCCGTCGGCGTACTACTCCCGAAGCTTCGGCCCGTCGCGGCAGGGAGGCGAAGGGACGGCGCCGTCTCCCGACCGGAAGAAGCGCAAGCGGAAGCGCCAGCCGAAGCCCCGGGAACTCAACGCCGTGGAGCGGATCGCAGAAGCGCGGCACCAG GAAGCAAGGCCTTTGCTAATTAGGGCCCATAATTCACTCCTCGAGACGAAAGATCTACTGGAATTCCTTCCGGGGATGATCAAGGGAGATGAATGCCTGCCAAATGTTGAAACTAGTTCTGAGaacaattttgttgagcttggggCCTCATGGCGAGCACCTTTCTACGAGATGACTATCTGCTTTCAGAAGCCTCTTGGTCAGGTCAAGGCAG GTACCTGCAATGTCCAAAAGAGATCCAGTCCATTATTTAATAGGATAGTCAGTGTTGAAGAAAACGATGAGGCAGAAGGAGAATTTCAGAGTAGACTTTATATTTTACCAAAAGGAAGTTGCTTCATGATG ACTGACTTCAcacatgttcgtgatctcattccTG ATAATCCTAATATAGGGTACAACCTTATAGTTATTGACCCACCTTGGGAGAATGGATGTGTTCGCCAGAAAGAAGT GTATCCTACACTTCCCAATAGAAATTTGTTGTATCTTCCAGTTCAAGAACTTGCACATCCAGCTGGAGCTCTTCTAGTTTTGTGGATTACAAATCGGGAGAAACTGCGAAGATTTGTTGAGGAAGAATTGCTTCCATCTTGGGGGGTCAAAGACCCCACGGAGTTTTATTGGCTGAAG GTGAAGTCGGATGGTTCACTGATTGGCGATCTAGACTTGTTCCATCACAGGCCTTATGAGTGTCTCCTTCTTGGCTACATCAACGTT AATAGAGAAGCTGAGTCAGGATCGAAGTTTAAGGTTCTACAAGGCAGCCAAGTAATTATGAGTGTTCCGGGTGCACACTCAAGGAAACCTCCTCTTCAGA AAATTCTTTCAGAATATATTCCTGGTCCGAAGCCTCCAAGGTGCATAGAGCTTTTTGCAAGAGAATTGGGTTCCGGATGGACCTCGTGGGGAAACGAGCCGCTCCATTTCCAGGATTCAATGTACTTTTCAAAGAAGTAA